In Pogoniulus pusillus isolate bPogPus1 chromosome 41, bPogPus1.pri, whole genome shotgun sequence, a genomic segment contains:
- the TPM4 gene encoding tropomyosin alpha-4 chain isoform X1 → MEAIKKKMQMLKLDKENAIDRAEQAETDKKAAEDKCKQVEDELVALQKKLKGTEDELDKYSEALKDAQEKLEQAEKKATDAEGEVAALNRRIQLVEEELDRAQERLATALQKLEEAEKAADESERGMKVIENRAMKDEEKMEIQEMQLKEAKHIAEEADRKYEEVARKLVILEGELERAEERAEVSEVKCSDLEEELKNVTNNLKSLEAQSEKYSEKEDKYEEEIKILSDKLKEAETRAEFAERTVAKLEKSIDDLEEKLAQAKEENLGLHQTLDQTLNELNCI, encoded by the exons ATGGAAGCCATCAAGAAAAAGATGCAGATGCTGAAGTTAGACAAGGAGAATGCCATTGACAGAGCGGAGCAGGCTGAAACGGataagaaggcagcagaggacaaATGCAAGCAG GTGGAGGATGAGCTGGTAGCTCTGCAGAAGAAGTTGAAAGGAACTGAAGATGAGCTGGATAAGTACTCGGAGGCTCTCAAGGATGCCCAGGAgaagctagagcaggctgagaagAAGGCCACTGAT GCTGAAGGTGAGGTGGCAGCTCTCAACAGACGGATCCAGCTAGTGGAAGAGGAACTGGATCGTGCCCAAGAacggctggccacagccttgcagaagctggaggaggctgagaaggcaGCAGATGAGAGCGAGAG AGGCATGAAGGTTATTGAGAACAGAGCAATGAAAGATGAGGAGAAAATGGAAATTCAGGAGATGCAGCTGAAGGAGGCTAAGCACATCGCCGAGGAAGCCGACCGCAAATACGAGGAG GTTGCTCGCAAACTGGTTATTTTGGAGGGGGAGCTGGAAAGAGCTGAGGAGCGTGCAGAGGTGTCTGAAGT TAAATGCAGTGACCTTGAGGAGGAGTTAAAGAACGTCACCAACAACCTGAAGTCTTTGGAAGCTCAATCTGAAAAG TACTCGGAAAAAGAAGATAAATACGAAGAAGAAATCAAGATTCTCTCTGACAAGCTTAAAGAA GCTGAAACTCGTGCTGAGTTTGCAGAGAGAACAGTTGCCAAACTGGAGAAGTCTATTGACGACCTGGAAG
- the TPM4 gene encoding tropomyosin alpha-4 chain isoform X4, which produces MAAPSSLEAVKRKIQCLQQQADEAEDRAQVLQRELDLERDLREKAEGEVAALNRRIQLVEEELDRAQERLATALQKLEEAEKAADESERGMKVIENRAMKDEEKMEIQEMQLKEAKHIAEEADRKYEEVARKLVILEGELERAEERAEVSEVKCSDLEEELKNVTNNLKSLEAQSEKYSEKEDKYEEEIKILSDKLKEAETRAEFAERTVAKLEKSIDDLEDELYAQKLKYKAISEELDHALNDMTSL; this is translated from the exons ATGGCCGCGCCGAGCTCCCTGGAAGCGGTGAAGAGGAAGatccagtgcctgcagcaacAGGCGGATGAGGCGGAGGATCGCGCCCAGGTCCTCCAGCGGGAGCTGGACCTGGAACGGGACCTACGGGAGAAA GCTGAAGGTGAGGTGGCAGCTCTCAACAGACGGATCCAGCTAGTGGAAGAGGAACTGGATCGTGCCCAAGAacggctggccacagccttgcagaagctggaggaggctgagaaggcaGCAGATGAGAGCGAGAG AGGCATGAAGGTTATTGAGAACAGAGCAATGAAAGATGAGGAGAAAATGGAAATTCAGGAGATGCAGCTGAAGGAGGCTAAGCACATCGCCGAGGAAGCCGACCGCAAATACGAGGAG GTTGCTCGCAAACTGGTTATTTTGGAGGGGGAGCTGGAAAGAGCTGAGGAGCGTGCAGAGGTGTCTGAAGT TAAATGCAGTGACCTTGAGGAGGAGTTAAAGAACGTCACCAACAACCTGAAGTCTTTGGAAGCTCAATCTGAAAAG TACTCGGAAAAAGAAGATAAATACGAAGAAGAAATCAAGATTCTCTCTGACAAGCTTAAAGAA GCTGAAACTCGTGCTGAGTTTGCAGAGAGAACAGTTGCCAAACTGGAGAAGTCTATTGACGACCTGGAAG ACGAGCTGTATGCTCAGAAGCTGAAGTACAAAGCCATCAGTGAGGAGCTTGACCATGCTCTCAATGACATGACCTCcctgtga
- the TPM4 gene encoding tropomyosin alpha-4 chain isoform X2, with translation MEAIKKKMQMLKLDKENAIDRAEQAETDKKAAEDKCKQVEDELVALQKKLKGTEDELDKYSEALKDAQEKLEQAEKKATDAEGEVAALNRRIQLVEEELDRAQERLATALQKLEEAEKAADESERGMKVIENRAMKDEEKMEIQEMQLKEAKHIAEEADRKYEEVARKLVILEGELERAEERAEVSEVKCSDLEEELKNVTNNLKSLEAQSEKYSEKEDKYEEEIKILSDKLKEAETRAEFAERTVAKLEKSIDDLEDELYAQKLKYKAISEELDHALNDMTSL, from the exons ATGGAAGCCATCAAGAAAAAGATGCAGATGCTGAAGTTAGACAAGGAGAATGCCATTGACAGAGCGGAGCAGGCTGAAACGGataagaaggcagcagaggacaaATGCAAGCAG GTGGAGGATGAGCTGGTAGCTCTGCAGAAGAAGTTGAAAGGAACTGAAGATGAGCTGGATAAGTACTCGGAGGCTCTCAAGGATGCCCAGGAgaagctagagcaggctgagaagAAGGCCACTGAT GCTGAAGGTGAGGTGGCAGCTCTCAACAGACGGATCCAGCTAGTGGAAGAGGAACTGGATCGTGCCCAAGAacggctggccacagccttgcagaagctggaggaggctgagaaggcaGCAGATGAGAGCGAGAG AGGCATGAAGGTTATTGAGAACAGAGCAATGAAAGATGAGGAGAAAATGGAAATTCAGGAGATGCAGCTGAAGGAGGCTAAGCACATCGCCGAGGAAGCCGACCGCAAATACGAGGAG GTTGCTCGCAAACTGGTTATTTTGGAGGGGGAGCTGGAAAGAGCTGAGGAGCGTGCAGAGGTGTCTGAAGT TAAATGCAGTGACCTTGAGGAGGAGTTAAAGAACGTCACCAACAACCTGAAGTCTTTGGAAGCTCAATCTGAAAAG TACTCGGAAAAAGAAGATAAATACGAAGAAGAAATCAAGATTCTCTCTGACAAGCTTAAAGAA GCTGAAACTCGTGCTGAGTTTGCAGAGAGAACAGTTGCCAAACTGGAGAAGTCTATTGACGACCTGGAAG ACGAGCTGTATGCTCAGAAGCTGAAGTACAAAGCCATCAGTGAGGAGCTTGACCATGCTCTCAATGACATGACCTCcctgtga